The genome window AGCGCCTCGTCACGGTCGGGAGCCACGGCTACGCCGAGTGCGACGTCAACGACGGCCGCGGCGACGGCGCGTTCGACCTCCGGCCGGGGGACTCGGTGCGGTTCGTGCCGGACAGCGTGAGCCTCTGAGCGTCGAAAAAGCCGGCGCGCCTACAGCTCGACGCCCGAGGGGATCAGGCTCTCGCTGCGGAGCAGGTTCCCCTCGTGGTCGTACACGAGGAAGGTGTCCTTGTCGTAGGCGACGAGGCGCTCGCCGTCCACGTCGATCTCGACGCGGTACCGAGCGTCGCCGTCGTCGGTCGCGTCGCGCGCGGCGTGGATGAACGGGAGGACGTCCGTCGCCGTCTCGTTGAGTTCGAGGACGAAGTCGCCGGTGTACCGGTTGGTGACGCCGACCACGCCCTCCGGGTCGTCCGCCTCGTCCAGCGGCTCGCGGAGCCGGAACGCGACGTCGATCTCGTCTGCTGTGAGCAGGTCGTCGCCGTCCGTTTCGACGATGACGTCGTCGCTCTCGCCCCCGGAGAGCCGCTCGCGGAGCAGTTCCTCCGGCCCGTGGAAGTCGATCCGCACCAGCGGGGGCGACCGGGAGCCGGCGCCGTCGTCGACGCCCTCGACGGTCAGATCGAAGTAGTCACGCCGCATTTCCTACCGGATTCTTTGCGGTCCGGCCGTATCAACGTAACGGGCGGATCGGCGGCGCGGAACCGACAGCGCCGTGTCGACGGCACCCGGCGTCCGGGTCGACGGCGCCTCGGTCGTCCGCGCCGCGTCGGCGCCGCGGCCGTGGGTCCCGGTGTCGGTCGTGATAATTGTCGGGGGTAGTTTAACTTCCCCCCGACTCTAGGCCCTCGTATCCATGGCGAGTGACGCCGGCGGGAGCGACCTCGGCGACCGGATCGAGGACCTCCGGCTGCGCCTCTCGCGCGCGTGGGAACTGCTCCAGGGGTCGACGCTCGACGTCCGCCCGTTCCGCCCGGGCGAGGACGGGCCGCTCGCGTCGTTCGTCGTTCCCGACGACGAGCGCGAGGTCGACCGGTACTGGGTGAACGCCCCGTACGCGTACGTCGTGATCACCTACGACGAGGTCGAGAGCGAACACCGGTACTACGCGGTCGAACCCGAGCTGGACGCGTTCGAACGCGAGCTCCTCGACCGCGTCGTCGACGACATCCGCGACCCACTCTTATACCGCGAGGGGAGCGGCAAGACCGACGAGGAGACGCTCAAGTCGGAGCTGGAGACGCTGTTGGAGGGGTACGGCGTCGAGGCCGAGATGGACACGTTCCACGCGCTCGCGTACTACCTCTACCGCGACTTCCGCGGCTACGGGAAGGTGGACCCCCTCCTGAACGACCGCCACATCGAGGACGTCTCCTGTGACGGCTACGACCTCCCGATCTTCGTCTACCACGACGAGTACACGGACATCGAGACGAACGTCTCGTTCGCCCAAGAGGCGCTCGACAGCTACGTGATCCGGCTCGCCCAGCAGTCCGGCCGGCACGTCTCCGTCGGCGACCCCATCGTCGAGACGACGCTGCCCGACGGGTCGCGCGCGGAGTTGGCCCTCGGCGAGGAGGTGACCCCGCGCGGCTCGGCGTTCACCATCCGCCAGTACGCCGAGGACCCGTTCACGCCCGTCGACCTCGTCGAGTACGGCACGTTCTCGATCGAGCAGATGGCGTACTTCTGGCTCTGCATCGAGCACAACAAGAGCCTCATCTTCGCGGGCGGCACCGCCTCGGGGAAGACGACATCGATGAACGCGGTGTCGATGTTCGTCCCGCCGCGCGCGAAGGTGCTCACCATCGAGGACACCCGCGAGCTCTCCCTCTACCACGACAACTGGCTCTCCGCGGTCACCCGCGAGCGCCGGTACGAGGGGACGGACATCGACATGTACGACCTGCTGCGGTCGGCGCTGCGCCACCGCCCCGAGTACATCGTCGTCGGCGAGGTGCGCGGCGAGGAGGCGATCACGCTGTTCCAGGCGATGAACACCGGCCACACCACCTTCTCGACGATGCACGCCGACTCGATCGAGACGGTGATCAACCGGCTGGAGAACGAGCCGATCAACGTCCCCCGCGCGATGGTCCAGTCGCTCGACATGCTGTCGGTCCAGACGCTCACGCGCTCGGACGACGAGCGAGTCCGCCGCGCGAAGACGATCGGCGAGATCGGCGGCATCGACCAGCGGACCGGCGAGCTCGACTACTCCTCCGCGTTCGAATGGGTGCCGGACTCCGACACGTTCCGCCGGAACGACTCGTCGCTGTTGGAGGAGATCGCGGACGAGCGCGGCTGGTCGCGCTCCGAGCTGCTCCGCGAGGTCCGGCGCCGCGAGCGCTTCCTCGAACTGCTCTCCGCGCTCGGCATCGACGACTACCGCACGTTCACCGCCCTCGTCAACGAGTACTACGCGGACGCCGACCGCGTGATGGAGAAGCTCGACGAGCGCGCCGCCGCGGCCGAGGGCGTCGACGCCGACGACCTCGGGGCGGAGGAGGCTCGCCCCGGCTCGGACGCCTCGGCGACGGGTCCCTCCGACCGATGATCGAGTACCTCCCCCTCGCCGCCGCGGTCGCGGCCTGCCTCGCGCTCGCGCTGCCGCTCGTCGACGACCGCGCGGACCTGTTCGTCACCCGCGTCGCGCTGTCGGCGTTCGGCGACTACGTCGGCGAGGACGAGGCGCGGCGGCAGGCCCAGCGCGACCGGATGCGCGCGGCCCACGTCGCCGGCACCACGCACCGCGTGTACGCCTCGCGGACCCTGCTGTACGCCGCCGTCCTCGGCGTCGCCGGCAGCGTGATCGGCGTGTACGCGGCCGGGGGGTCGCTCGCCGCGCTCGACGTCGGCGAGGCGGCGATCCGCGAGGCGCTCCCGGCTCAGTTCGGGTTCCTCGCGGTCGTCGCGCGGCTGGCCGACCTCGGACTCCTCCGGCTCTTCGTTCTCCTCGCTGTCGTCTCGGCGACCGTCGGATCCGGGCTCGCGCTCGGCGCGTACGTCGCCCGGTGGCAGCTGCTCGACCAGCGCGCCCACGCTCGCGCGGCGGAGATCGACGCCACCCTGCCGCGGACGGTCGCGTTCATGTACGCGCTCTCGCGCTCCGGGATGGCGTTCCCGCGGGTGATGGACACGCTCGCGGAGAACGAGTCGGTGTACGGCGAGGCCGCGACGGAGCTGTCGGTCGCGGTCCGCGACATGAACGCCTTCGGGACCGACGCGCTCACCGCGCTCCAGCGCGTCTCGCGCCGGACGCCCAGCGACGACCTGGCGGACTTCTCGGAGAACCTCGCCTCCGTCCTCGGCACCGGGCAGTCGGTGTCGACGTTCCTCAACGACCAGTACGAGCGCTACCAGGCGGAGGCGGAGGCGAAACAGGAGCAGTACTTAGAGCTGCTCTCGACGTTCGCCGAGGCGTACGTGACCGCGCTGGTCGCCGGGCCGCTCTTCTTCATCACCATCCTCGTCGTCATCGGCCTCGTCTTACAGGACACGATGCCGCTTCTCCGCGTCATCGTCTACCTCGGCGTGCCGCTCGCCACCTTCGGCTTCGTCGTCTACGTCGACAGCGTGACGCAGGGCGTCGGCGGCACCGAGACCGTCGCGTCGTCGTCGTTCGACGACCCGGACACCCCGTCGGTCACCGGGGTGCGCCACGCGACGGACGAGCCCGGCGACCGGGGCGGCTCCCCGCGGTTCGACGGCGGCGCGGCGGCCGGACGCGACGCGGACGCGAGTGCCGCGGACGGGGCCGTCGCGGACCGCTGGGCGGAGAGCCGCGAGCGGCTCCGGGTCTACGACCGGCTCCGCCGAGTGCGAGACCTGCTCGCGTCGCCTGCCGAGACGGTGCTGGCCTCGCCGCGGACGGTGCTCCTCGCCGCGGTCCCGGTCGCGGTCGCCGGGCTGCTCGTCTTCGCGTTCCCCGTCACGCTGGGGACGCCGGTGGAGATGGTCGGGCAGATCGACGGGCCGATCGTCGCCGCGACCGCGTTCGTCCTCGCAGCGTACGCGGTCGCCTACGAGTTCGGCAAGCGCCGGGTCCGGCGGATCGAGTCCGCGGTGCCCGACTTCCTCGACCGGCTCGCCAGCGTCAACGAGGCGGGCACCGCCGTGGTCGGCAGCGTCCGCCGCGTCGCCGACTCGAACCTGGAGGCGCTGACCGAGGACCTCCGGCGGACCCGCCGGGACATCGACTGGGGCGCGGACGTCTCCACCGCGCTGCGCCGGCTGGAGCGCCGCGTCCGGTCGCCGATGACCTCTCGGGCGGTCGCGCTCGTCACCAACGCGATCCGCGC of Halorubrum trapanicum contains these proteins:
- a CDS encoding DUF5793 family protein gives rise to the protein MRRDYFDLTVEGVDDGAGSRSPPLVRIDFHGPEELLRERLSGGESDDVIVETDGDDLLTADEIDVAFRLREPLDEADDPEGVVGVTNRYTGDFVLELNETATDVLPFIHAARDATDDGDARYRVEIDVDGERLVAYDKDTFLVYDHEGNLLRSESLIPSGVEL
- a CDS encoding type II/IV secretion system ATPase subunit, producing MASDAGGSDLGDRIEDLRLRLSRAWELLQGSTLDVRPFRPGEDGPLASFVVPDDEREVDRYWVNAPYAYVVITYDEVESEHRYYAVEPELDAFERELLDRVVDDIRDPLLYREGSGKTDEETLKSELETLLEGYGVEAEMDTFHALAYYLYRDFRGYGKVDPLLNDRHIEDVSCDGYDLPIFVYHDEYTDIETNVSFAQEALDSYVIRLAQQSGRHVSVGDPIVETTLPDGSRAELALGEEVTPRGSAFTIRQYAEDPFTPVDLVEYGTFSIEQMAYFWLCIEHNKSLIFAGGTASGKTTSMNAVSMFVPPRAKVLTIEDTRELSLYHDNWLSAVTRERRYEGTDIDMYDLLRSALRHRPEYIVVGEVRGEEAITLFQAMNTGHTTFSTMHADSIETVINRLENEPINVPRAMVQSLDMLSVQTLTRSDDERVRRAKTIGEIGGIDQRTGELDYSSAFEWVPDSDTFRRNDSSLLEEIADERGWSRSELLREVRRRERFLELLSALGIDDYRTFTALVNEYYADADRVMEKLDERAAAAEGVDADDLGAEEARPGSDASATGPSDR
- a CDS encoding type II secretion system F family protein: MIEYLPLAAAVAACLALALPLVDDRADLFVTRVALSAFGDYVGEDEARRQAQRDRMRAAHVAGTTHRVYASRTLLYAAVLGVAGSVIGVYAAGGSLAALDVGEAAIREALPAQFGFLAVVARLADLGLLRLFVLLAVVSATVGSGLALGAYVARWQLLDQRAHARAAEIDATLPRTVAFMYALSRSGMAFPRVMDTLAENESVYGEAATELSVAVRDMNAFGTDALTALQRVSRRTPSDDLADFSENLASVLGTGQSVSTFLNDQYERYQAEAEAKQEQYLELLSTFAEAYVTALVAGPLFFITILVVIGLVLQDTMPLLRVIVYLGVPLATFGFVVYVDSVTQGVGGTETVASSSFDDPDTPSVTGVRHATDEPGDRGGSPRFDGGAAAGRDADASAADGAVADRWAESRERLRVYDRLRRVRDLLASPAETVLASPRTVLLAAVPVAVAGLLVFAFPVTLGTPVEMVGQIDGPIVAATAFVLAAYAVAYEFGKRRVRRIESAVPDFLDRLASVNEAGTAVVGSVRRVADSNLEALTEDLRRTRRDIDWGADVSTALRRLERRVRSPMTSRAVALVTNAIRASGDVGPVLRIAADESRATWSLRRERRQVMLTYLIVIYISFLVFLGIIAALSVSFIPAIEAAGVSGTGGSLPAAGTGVPGGPGGIADGIGDINVDAYEQLFFHAAAIQAVCSGLVAGQLGEGSVRDGVKHVAVLLALTLVAFAAIGAV